The Setaria italica strain Yugu1 chromosome IX, Setaria_italica_v2.0, whole genome shotgun sequence genome has a window encoding:
- the LOC101758784 gene encoding acetate/butyrate--CoA ligase AAE7, peroxisomal has protein sequence MAVERDIDDLPRNDANYTALTPLWFIERAALTHPARASVVHGPVRYTWADTYRRCRRLASALARRSVGHGSTVAVIAPNVPAIYEAHFGVPMAGAVVNCVNIRLNAATVAFLLEHSSAEVVMVDQEFFSLAEDSLRIIADQKKGSFKQPLLIVIGDQTCDPAALQDALRKGAIEYETFLESGDPEFAWKPPQDEWKSIALGYTSGTTSNPKGVVLHHRGAYLMSLSGALVWGMNEGAVYLWTLPVFHCNGWCYTWALAALCGTSICLRQVSAKAIFSAIAHQGVTHFCGAPVVLNTIVNAPPADTLPLPRIVNVMTAGAAPPPSILASMSKLGFRITHTYGLSETYGPSTVCAWKPEWDSLPADERARLHARQGIQYVGLEGLDVVDPKTMAPVPADGTTMGEIVMRGNGVMKGYLKNPKANAEAFENGWFHSGDLGVRHADGYIEVRDRAKDIIISGGENISSLEVEKAVYLHPAVLEASVVARADEQWGESPCAFVTLKDSVDRSDEAALARDIMRFCRERLPGYWVPKSVVFGPLPKTATGKIKKHELRAKAKELGPVRKSRM, from the exons ATGGCGGTGGAGCGGGACATCGACGACCTGCCGCGGAACGACGCCAACTACACGGCGCTCACGCCGCTGTGGTTCATCGAGCGCGCCGCGCTGACCCACCCGGCCAGGGCCTCCGTCGTGCACGGGCCCGTGCGCTACACCTGGGCCGACACCTACCGCCGGTGCAGAcgcctcgcctccgccctcGCGCGCCGATCCGTCGGCCACGGCAGCACG GTAGCTGTAATAGCTCCAAATGTCCCAGCAATTTATGAAGCTCATTTTGGAGTGCCCATGGCCGGGGCAGTGGTCAATTGCGTCAACATTCGACTAAATGCTGCCACTGTTGCATTTCTATTGGAGCACTCCTCAGCTGAAGTTGTGATGGTTGACCAAGAATTTTTCTCCCTGGCAGAGGACTCTTTGAGGATTATTGCGGATCAAAAGAAAGGTTCTTTCAAACAGCCACTTCTTATAGTTATTGGTGACCAGACATGTGATCCAGCGGCCCTCCAAGATGCTTTGAGAAAAGGAGCCATCGAGTATGAGACATTCTTGGAAAGTGGTGATCCAGAGTTTGCATGGAAACCACCACAGGATGAATGGAAGAGTATTGCACTAGGTTATACTTCTGGGACAACTTCTAATCCAAAGGGTGTGGTATTACATCACAGGGGAGCTTACCTAATGTCACTGAGTGGTGCTTTGGTATGGGGAATGAACGAAGGCGCTGTTTACTTGTGGACTTTGCCAGTGTTCCACTGTAATGGCTGGTGCTATACATGGGCGCTTGCTGCTCTTTGTGGAACAAGTATATGTCTTCGTCAG GTTTCAGCGAAGGCCATCTTCTCAGCGATAGCCCACCAGGGTGTGACTCACTTCTGTGGGGCGCCGGTCGTCCTGAACACAATTGTCAACGCCCCTCCGGCAGACACTCTCCCCCTGCCTCGCATCGTCAATGTCATGACTGCTGGCGCTGCCCCTCCACCCTCCATCCTGGCATCAATGTCCAAGCTCGGCTTCCGCATCACCCACACCTACGGCCTGTCGGAGACGTATGGACCGTCCACCGTGTGCGCCTGGAAGCCGGAGTGGGACAGCCTGCCAGCCGACGAGCGCGCGCGCCTCCATGCGCGGCAGGGCATCCAGTACGTCGGCCTGGAGGGCCTGGACGTCGTGGACCCGAAGACGATGGCACCGGTCCCGGCCGACGGCACCACGATGGGCGAGATCGTCATGCGCGGGAACGGCGTCATGAAGGGGTACCTGAAGAACCCCAAGGCGAACGCCGAGGCGTTCGAGAACGGGTGGTTCCACTCGGGCGACCTGGGCGTGCGGCACGCCGATGGGTACATCGAGGTGAGGGACCGCGCCAAGgacatcatcatctccggcgGGGAGAACATCAGCAGCCTGGAGGTGGAGAAGGCGGTGTACCTGCACCCGGCGGTGCTGGAGGCGTCGGTCGTGGCGCGCGCTGACGAGCAGTGGGGGGAGTCGCCGTGCGCGTTCGTGACGCTCAAGGACAGCGTGGACCGCTCGGAcgaggcggcgctggcgcgcgACATCATGAGGTTCTGCCGCGAGAGGCTGCCCGGCTACTGGGTGCCTAAGTCCGTGGTGTTCGGGCCTCTGCCGAAGACGG